A single window of Prochlorococcus marinus XMU1410 DNA harbors:
- a CDS encoding NAD(P)H-binding protein, whose product MKILLVGATGTLGRQIAKQAIEDGHEVRCFVRNPRKASFLQEWGCELTKGNLLNSSDIEYALQDIEVVIDAATSRPDDPKSIYEIDWDGKLNLFNACESLNVKRVIFLSILLTEKFRNVPLMDIKYCTEKLLEKSDLEFTIFKCAAFMQGVIGQFAIPILDSQAVWMSGTPTKIAYMNTQDMAKVVVAAVNNPKTHRTSLPLVGPKAWDSNEVISLCEKFSEKKAKIFRVSPFLISVTQKVVSFFQDSLNVAERLAFAEVTSSGESLDADMSKTYEILELKKENMTSLESYIKEYYQQILKRLREMEADLNIEEKKRLPF is encoded by the coding sequence ATGAAGATTCTTTTAGTAGGAGCAACAGGGACACTTGGTAGACAAATAGCAAAGCAAGCTATAGAAGATGGACATGAAGTAAGATGCTTTGTCAGAAACCCAAGAAAAGCTTCCTTTCTACAAGAGTGGGGTTGTGAACTAACAAAAGGTAATTTATTAAATTCTTCTGATATTGAATATGCATTGCAAGATATTGAGGTAGTTATTGATGCTGCGACAAGCAGGCCAGATGATCCAAAAAGTATTTATGAAATAGATTGGGATGGAAAACTAAACTTATTTAATGCTTGTGAATCTTTAAATGTAAAAAGAGTAATATTCCTTTCAATTCTTTTAACAGAAAAATTTAGAAATGTTCCATTAATGGACATTAAATATTGTACTGAAAAACTTCTTGAGAAATCTGATCTAGAATTTACCATTTTCAAATGTGCAGCTTTTATGCAAGGAGTTATAGGTCAATTCGCTATCCCAATTTTAGATAGTCAAGCAGTATGGATGAGTGGAACTCCAACTAAAATTGCATACATGAATACTCAAGACATGGCAAAAGTTGTTGTCGCAGCAGTTAATAATCCAAAAACTCATAGAACATCATTGCCATTGGTTGGTCCTAAAGCATGGGATTCAAACGAAGTTATATCCTTATGTGAAAAATTTAGCGAAAAGAAAGCTAAAATTTTTAGAGTTTCACCTTTTCTGATTAGTGTCACTCAGAAAGTAGTTTCCTTTTTCCAAGATTCTTTAAATGTTGCTGAAAGATTGGCTTTTGCCGAAGTAACTAGTAGTGGTGAATCATTAGATGCTGACATGAGCAAAACTTACGAAATACTGGAACTTAAAAAAGAAAATATGACTTCACTAGAGAGTTATATAAAGGAATACTACCAACAAATACTTAAAAGATTAAGGGAAATGGAAGCAGACCTAAATATCGAGGAAAAAAAGAGATTACCATTTTAA
- the petM gene encoding cytochrome b6-f complex subunit PetM has product MAKEIFSIAAVFWILIPIGLVGGALLLKFQGD; this is encoded by the coding sequence ATGGCTAAAGAAATTTTTAGTATTGCAGCAGTTTTTTGGATATTGATACCAATAGGATTGGTTGGGGGTGCTTTATTATTAAAGTTTCAGGGAGACTGA